The region AGGACGAGCTAATGGCCAATGTACGTGGCTATCTCCGAAAACGCCAACGTCAGCCTCATATCGTCAGAAACTATTTTGAGGAACAACACGTTCGATATGCAGCAATATGAAATGCAACTTATTTATCGCTCCCCGTAGTAATACTTTACACTATCGATTTTTTCCTCCTCTACATGGGGAATCGCGGTCCAATGGAACCATTTGTAATTCCCGTCCTTACAAAGGAAGCGGTTTTCAAAGGATGCCAGTTGTCTTCCGGTTGAAATATTTTGAGACTGGACCATGGTGGCCGCCTGATCTTCAGGGTGAACGAATTCAATATAAGGCTTCGATAAGAGATCCTTTTTGGACCAACCCAGGGTTTTCTCCCAAGATCTGCTCAGATCAGAAAAATAACCGTTAAAACCGGCAACACAAATTAAATCCAAAGAAATTTCAAAAACCGGTGCCGGTCTTGTTCCGCCTCTTTCCGGTTTTTTATTTCCCATTGCAAAGCCTCGTTCAATTTTTGTAGGTCTTCATTTTTATATTTTAAAAGAGATTCCTCTTCCCAAAGCCTTTTATTCGCCTGATTTAACTGAACATTGCTGAGCTCATTTTCAACAATACAGGCCAAATCTTTTAAAGAATCACGGTCTTCTTTTTTAAAGGTTCGGGGACGGTGGTCGATAATACACAAAGTCCCCATTTTGTATCCTCCTAGCCCCCCTAGAGGTTGCCCCGCATAGAATCGAATATTAGGCCCATGGATCACCAAGGGGTTATCTGCAAAACGGCTATCCTGGGTCGCATCAGTGATGACCAACATGTCATCTTTTAAAATCGCATGACCGCACATTGAAATGGCCCGGGACGTCTCCATTACCGAGAGGCCTTCACAGGACTTAAACCATTGGCGGTTGGCGTCAATGAGGCTTACCAAAGAAATGGGAACATCAAAAAGCCGTGTGGCCAAGCGGGTCACACGATCAAAGCGGTCTTCAAAAGGAGTATCCAGAATTTGGAGGCTCCGGAGGGCACCCAGTCTCTCATCCTCATTGGGAGAAAGGGAAGGTTCCAGCATATGCTAATCCTTTTCGAAGATTTAATTTTTTTTTCTAAAGAGTGGAGATTTTTTTTAATCCTGGTATTTTTTAAAGAGCCCAGTTGAATGAGTGCGAATAGGAACACTCAACTTTTAAAAAAAACGGGAGGTTTTAGCCCATTACAGGAACAACCAAAAACAGGAGCAATCCGGGTAAGAATAAACCATCTCGTTCAAAAGGCTTGAATGATCGAGAACTTTGAGGGTGTAAGGTTAAAAAGACGCGAGGGATCCACCTCCAACCAAATGGTTTCCCCCCTCTTTATTCCCCAACTCTTTCTCATTTTAAAAAAATAAAACCAAATTTTCAATAGAGATTATTATCATAGAAATAAAGGAACACAAATGTCAATTTAGGTCTAAAATAAATAATCTAGGCATAATAGGCCTGGGTTATTTTAGGCGATTAGGTTTTGTATTAAAAAAACCATGTTTATAAAAATTATGCCTGGTCGATACATTCCGGCAAATCATTTTTGGGGGAGTTTATTAATTTGGAAACCGGGTAAAACTCCATTTTCTCGGGTGTGGGAAAAGGAGTAAGAGATGCCAATACTTGGGAGGGTTCTAATTCAGGATCCAGCCAACTCTCTTCAATCTTTGGATCCAGGATCACAGGCATCCGTTCATGAATGGTTTTGATCGAAGCGATGGCTTCGGTGGTAATAATTGTAAAAGAATGGGTTTCAATCCCCTCAGCATTTTTCCAGGTATCCCACAATCCTGCAAAAGCAAAGGGCTCCCGGGATTTCAAAAAAACTCTCATGGGGGTTTTGGTTTTTCCGTTGGACTCCTTTTTCCATTCATAAAAACCATCGGAAATCACCAAACATCTTTTTTTTCGAATCAGACGCTTAAAACTGGGTTTCTCCTGTAGGGTTTCCAAACGGGCGTTAATCATTTTTTGGCCGATGGAGGGGTCCTTAGCCCAGGATGGGATCAAACCCCAACGGAACATCTTTAAAGAATGCTCTTCAAGATTCACAATCACCGGGGCATCCTGACTGGGGGCGATGTTATAACGCGGGGAAAGTTTAAAAGGGGGTGGTTTAACCTTAAATCTTTCTATTAGTTTTGAAACATCCAAGGTTTGGGAATAACGGCCACACATTTTAAATTTATCTCCATAGGCATCAGGTGTGTTTTAAAACCGATTGTATGAATTACAACATTTCAGTGTCAACAATAGATCCTATGTCTGGTTTTTATTGTTCAATCCTTGAAAAACTATAATCCAGAGCCCGTTATTTTTCCACTAACCGGATTCC is a window of Nitrospiria bacterium DNA encoding:
- a CDS encoding PAS domain-containing protein, with protein sequence MDLICVAGFNGYFSDLSRSWEKTLGWSKKDLLSKPYIEFVHPEDQAATMVQSQNISTGRQLASFENRFLCKDGNYKWFHWTAIPHVEEEKIDSVKYYYGER
- a CDS encoding GAF domain-containing protein, with the protein product MLEPSLSPNEDERLGALRSLQILDTPFEDRFDRVTRLATRLFDVPISLVSLIDANRQWFKSCEGLSVMETSRAISMCGHAILKDDMLVITDATQDSRFADNPLVIHGPNIRFYAGQPLGGLGGYKMGTLCIIDHRPRTFKKEDRDSLKDLACIVENELSNVQLNQANKRLWEEESLLKYKNEDLQKLNEALQWEIKNRKEAEQDRHRFLKFLWI
- a CDS encoding SOS response-associated peptidase produces the protein MCGRYSQTLDVSKLIERFKVKPPPFKLSPRYNIAPSQDAPVIVNLEEHSLKMFRWGLIPSWAKDPSIGQKMINARLETLQEKPSFKRLIRKKRCLVISDGFYEWKKESNGKTKTPMRVFLKSREPFAFAGLWDTWKNAEGIETHSFTIITTEAIASIKTIHERMPVILDPKIEESWLDPELEPSQVLASLTPFPTPEKMEFYPVSKLINSPKNDLPECIDQA